Genomic segment of Desulfonatronovibrio magnus:
AATTGACCACTGTACTGGATTTGGGCCTACATCCCTTATGCTACGATTTGATACTCATTGGTAATGAACTGATATTTAACGGGAAAAGCGCAATCCACATTGCGAGAACGTTCTTTGGCCGTAAGAAAAATTTCGCTGGCCAGAATTTCTGGGCAATTGGTTTTTATGTTTCAACGATTGGAAGAGACGAGCAAACCATACGTGAGTATATACAGAACCAAGAGAAAGTAGACAAAAGGCTTGAGCAGTTGAAGCTGTTTGATCAATAGTTGCCTTTAGGCGACTCCATGTTTTCAACCGCTTTGAGCGGTTCAATTATTACAACGCCTCGGCTTTGCCGGGAGTTGCTGCCCTCTGTGAAATTGAAGTTTAATTATTTGAATATTTCATTATTTTGTAAAACAATCCAAAATATAAATGACTAAAGGTAAAAATAAAATGAATCAAATGATTGAGGTTTTCAAGTGTGAAGTTTGTGGAAATGAAAAACTATTTCCTGTGATTGATTTGGGATTGCATCCACTTTGCGACGAATTAATACCTGTGGGTAGCCAATCATTATGTCATTATTATCCTATCAAAATTTTGTATTGTAAGAAGTGTTCTACTGCAATTCAGCGTTATCAGGTGCCAAAAATCAATCTTTTTCCTCAGAGTTACCATTATCGTTCTCGCTTTACAGCTGATGTTTTAAACGGAATGAAGGAACTTGTAAACTCAATCGAATATTACCTAGGTGGACTATCTGACATAACAGTTCTCGATATTGGTTGCAATGATGGCAGCTTGCTAGACTTTTTTTCCTCCAAAGGTGCAAAAACGATCGGCGTTGAGCCGACAGATGCATTCAAAGATGCAGAAGGTCGCGGACATATAATTCTTAACAAATTTTTTTCTTATTCTGTTGCTAAAGAAATAATAAAAAAAAATCAACAAATTGATGTTGTAACATTCACAAATGTGTTTGCTCACATTGAAAATTTGCCAGAATTGCTAAGAGCAGTTGACACTGTCATGAGCGATAATTCAATTCTAGTAGTAGAGAATCACTATATGGGTTCTGTTTTAGAAAAGAAACAATTTGACACTTTTTACCACGAACATCCTAGAACTTATAGTATAAATTCATTTATACACATCGCTGAAACACTTGGCCGTAAAGTTATAGATGTTCAATTCCCACAAAGATATGGTGGGAACATCCGTGTTGTTATCGGAAAAGCTAAAGATGCATTATCTGAGGCAAATTTCAATATGAAAGTCAAAATGCAACACGAATCTGCATTTCTTGAGCAGTTTGCTCAAATGCGCTCATTTATTGATACATGGAAGTCTCAAAAGAAGGCAGAAATCCTTGAATTGGTAGGTACTCATGGAAAATTGTCAGCAAAGGCGTTTCCTGGAAGGGCTGCGATATTGGTAGCCATGCTTGGGCTGACAGAATCTGAAATAGAGGTTGTGTATGAAAAACCAGGGTCGCTGAAAATCGGACATTATCTCCCTGGCACACGCATACCTATACGCTCGGATGAGGAATTATTCGCTCGTATCGATCAAGTAGAGGTGCTTCTCAATTTGGCGTGGCATATTCCCAAAGAAATTGAAGGTTACCTTTGTGAGCATGGTTTCAAAGGTCGAATCGTTCATATTATTTGAGAGTCATGGCAAAAATTGACAGATGGCTGATTGTTGGTAACCGCAGATGGGCAAGGTTGATCGCTGGCGAGCTATGTGCTGCCGTGCCGGAAAAGACCATTATCCATATGCAGGGTGATCCAGATGATGTTGAGCTTAAGCAATGGCTGAAAATTTCTGAATTAGGAAAGCGCGTTCAAGTTGTATCAACGCCAGTTCCATGCGCTTCAACAACAATCGGGGTTGCGTTAATCATCAACTCAGCC
This window contains:
- a CDS encoding class I SAM-dependent methyltransferase, whose amino-acid sequence is MNQMIEVFKCEVCGNEKLFPVIDLGLHPLCDELIPVGSQSLCHYYPIKILYCKKCSTAIQRYQVPKINLFPQSYHYRSRFTADVLNGMKELVNSIEYYLGGLSDITVLDIGCNDGSLLDFFSSKGAKTIGVEPTDAFKDAEGRGHIILNKFFSYSVAKEIIKKNQQIDVVTFTNVFAHIENLPELLRAVDTVMSDNSILVVENHYMGSVLEKKQFDTFYHEHPRTYSINSFIHIAETLGRKVIDVQFPQRYGGNIRVVIGKAKDALSEANFNMKVKMQHESAFLEQFAQMRSFIDTWKSQKKAEILELVGTHGKLSAKAFPGRAAILVAMLGLTESEIEVVYEKPGSLKIGHYLPGTRIPIRSDEELFARIDQVEVLLNLAWHIPKEIEGYLCEHGFKGRIVHII